In a genomic window of Gossypium arboreum isolate Shixiya-1 chromosome 9, ASM2569848v2, whole genome shotgun sequence:
- the LOC108455950 gene encoding putative phytosulfokines 6 isoform X2, whose translation MKQSFISGVLLLFFLFLISSSHLSARSLANKQGKEEVELTQTADMEDNELMNLLGVEACDAGDDECLKRRIISEAHLDYIYTQHHKP comes from the exons ATGAAGCAAAGCTTTATTTCTGGtgttcttcttctcttcttcctgTTTCTTATTTCCTCTTCCCATTTATCTGCTCGTTCCCTAGCAAACAAACAAG GAAAAGAAGAGGTAGAGCTTACTCAAACAGCGGATATGGAAGACAATGAACTAATGAAT CTATTGGGGGTAGAAGCTTGTGATGCTGGAGATGATGAATGCTTGAAGAGAAGAATAATCTCAGAGGCTCACTTGGATTACATTTACACCCAGCATCATAAGCCTTGA
- the LOC108455950 gene encoding putative phytosulfokines 6 isoform X1, which translates to MKQSFISGVLLLFFLFLISSSHLSARSLANKQGKEEVELTQTADMEDNELMNQLLGVEACDAGDDECLKRRIISEAHLDYIYTQHHKP; encoded by the exons ATGAAGCAAAGCTTTATTTCTGGtgttcttcttctcttcttcctgTTTCTTATTTCCTCTTCCCATTTATCTGCTCGTTCCCTAGCAAACAAACAAG GAAAAGAAGAGGTAGAGCTTACTCAAACAGCGGATATGGAAGACAATGAACTAATGAAT CAGCTATTGGGGGTAGAAGCTTGTGATGCTGGAGATGATGAATGCTTGAAGAGAAGAATAATCTCAGAGGCTCACTTGGATTACATTTACACCCAGCATCATAAGCCTTGA